The Triticum aestivum cultivar Chinese Spring chromosome 3A, IWGSC CS RefSeq v2.1, whole genome shotgun sequence genome includes a region encoding these proteins:
- the LOC123057829 gene encoding premnaspirodiene oxygenase-like, whose protein sequence is MDVLYVQALVMAAVAVALLQLLKVALNPMRERAPPGPWKLPVIGSMHHLMNVLPHRKLRDLADAHGPLMMLQLGQTPLVVASSKETARLVLKTHDSNFATRPKLLAGEIVGYEWADILFSPSGDYWRKLRHLCTTEILSPKRVRSFRHIREDEVRMRVDQIRQAGPSAPVNLSVMFHNVTNSIVARAAFGKKHKNAAEFQAAIKSGVGLASGFNIPDLFPTWTTVLAKLTGMKRSLQSIHKTVDAILQEIIDERKAARIEKIKAGAENVDENLVDVLIGLQEKGGFGFHLDNSRMKAIILDMFGGGTGTSAPTSCWPWKMSELMSELMRNPRVMKKLQGQIREAFKGKAVVTEADLQESNLQYLKMVIKEALRLHPPAPLLVPRESIDQCELEGYTVPAKSRVIINAWAIGRDPKYWEAPEEFRPERFEDSTVDFTGSSYEFLPFGAGRRMCPGFNYGLASMELALVGLLYHFDWSLPEGVAEVDMEEAPGLGVRRRTPLMLLATPFVPAAVA, encoded by the exons ATGGACGTGCTTTACGTCCAGGCGCTTGTGATGGCGGCGGTGGCCGTGGCGCTGCTACAGCTGCTGAAAGTGGCCCTGAACCCGATGAGGGAGAGGGCGCCGCCAGGGCCGTGGAAGCTGCCAGTGATCGGCAGCATGCACCACCTGATGAACGTTCTGCCGCACCGCAAGCTGCGGGACCTTGCCGACGCGCACGGCCCGCTGATGATGCTGCAGCTTGGACAGACGCCGCTGGTGGTGGCTTCGTCCAAGGAGACGGCGCGGCTAGTGCTCAAGACTCACGACAGCAACTTCGCCACGCGGCCCAAGCTCCTCGCCGGCGAGATCGTCGGCTACGAGTGGGCTGACATCCTCTTCTCCCCATCCGGTGACTACTGGCGCAAGCTCCGCCATCTCTGCACCACCGAGATTCTCAGCCCCAAACGCGTGCGCTCCTTCCGCCACATAAGGGAGGACGAG GTGAGGATGCGGGTGGACCAGATCCGCCAGGCGGGGCCGTCGGCGCCGGTGAACCTGAGCGTGATGTTTCACAATGTGACCAACAGCATCGTTGCGCGGGCAGCGTTCGGGAAGAAGCACAAGAACGCGGCGGAGTTCCAGGCCGCCATCAAGTCCGGTGTGGGCCTGGCGAGCGGCTTCAACATCCCCGACCTCTTCCCGACGTGGACCACTGTGCTGGCCAAGCTCACCGGCATGAAGCGCAGCCTCCAGAGCATCCACAAGACGGTGGACGCCATCCTGCAGGAGATCATCGACGAGAGGAAGGCCGCCCGCATCGAGAAGATCAAGGCCGGCGCCGAGAACGTGGACGAGAACCTCGTGGACGTGCTTATCGGCCTGCAGGAGAAAGGCGGCTTCGGGTTCCACCTGGACAACAGCAGGATGAAGGCCATCATCCTGGACATGTTCGGGGGCGGGACGGGAACATCAGCTCCGACATCTTGCT GGCCGTGGAAGATGTCGGAGCTGATGTCGGAGCTGATGCGGAACCCGCGGGTGATGAAGAAGCTACAGGGCCAAATCCGGGAGGCGTTCAAGGGAAAGGCGGTGGTGACTGAGGCCGACCTGCAGGAGAGCAACCTGCAGTACCTGAAGATGGTGATCAAGGAGGCGCTCCGGCTGCACCCGCcggcgccgctgctggtgccccgggAGAGCATCGACCAATGCGAGCTGGAAGGGTACACGGTGCCGGCCAAGTCGCGCGTGATCATCAACGCGTGGGCCATCGGGCGCGACCCCAAGTACTGGGAAGCACCTGAGGAGTTCCGGCCGGAGCGGTTCGAGGACAGCACGGTGGACTTCACCGGCAGCAGCTACGAGTTCCTCCCGTTCGGCGCCGGCCGCAGGATGTGCCCCGGCTTCAACTACGGGCTGGCCAGCATGGAGCTCGCCCTCGTTGGTCTGCTCTACCACTTCGACTGGTCGCTGCCGGAGGGCGTGGCCGAGGTCGACATGGAGGAGGCCCCGGGCCTCGGCGTGCGCCGCCGCACACCGCTGATGCTCCTCGCCACACCCTTCGTCCCGGCCGCGGTGGCGTAG